One region of Danio rerio strain Tuebingen ecotype United States chromosome 5, GRCz12tu, whole genome shotgun sequence genomic DNA includes:
- the si:ch211-102c2.8 gene encoding uncharacterized protein si:ch211-102c2.8 isoform X8, with amino-acid sequence MDRLLENAKSELFSEQRRFRNTLDSMQERLDEVNQELEQREEDSRSLQEKYSELEKQLLHAIREKEQIKLASQKHLDHQIKRFGALERIVAQKELLLQGTQEAKEGLLLELCSLREAHSLNLREMQNRSKKDMEQEIEKLTLQLTKSHKEELQNVCKQADDLRSASLSDQAQIHKQSLDSLHNCIKMKDEEVKQLKEALKQSEEKMRRQQEEFRRETEEKIVKAASREQRKCEEQREKALQEQRHTLEQKTEDAVRKWRTELDKERRNTLALQSKLTELQKEAEKEAVCLKQTLLSSEKELQELRTALREREQKQQRRTARHEQQSRRWAQDIHAECVHLQELLKHHGLIVETEGSHSSDSSTVSSALQMLQSLTKSLQQYINDLKTELSTQRRAALQMSREKEQELRVQKEQLMEEKERALAALKEKLIQAHVEEMSSLSRGQLLMKNDEDVDGQCVHLRRQLKAKDEELRQVHNSMAQWKDKTTARIAHKFELELNAELERRLPTSKAEQQKRLERLENEMRHLTAQCRDHNISQLTSAAVQGVPDIQNSRVTEDLSSYKLLRHLQSRIQLLQAESQSRCSSPMKRDRENTDLGGSYLDMIASSQETKKTEDYLPAKSISC; translated from the exons ATGGACAGACTGCTGGAAAATGCCAAATCTGAGTTGTTCTCAGAACAAAGGCGTTTCAGGAACACACTCGACTCTATGCAGGAG AGGCTGGATGAGGTGAATCAGGAGCTGGAGCAGAGAGAGGAGGACAGCAGGAGCCTCCAGGAGAAATACAGTGAGCTCGAGAAGCAGCTGCTTCATGCCATCAGAGAAAAAGAACAGATAAAACTG GCCTCACAGAAGCATCTAGATCATCAAATAAAGCGTTTTGGGGCACTGGAGAGAATTGTTGCCCAAAAGGAATTGCTTTTGCAAGGGACGCAAGAAGCGAAGGAAGGCCTTCTTCTGGAGCTCTGTTCACTGAGAGAGGCACACAGCTTAAACCTGAGAGAAATGCAGAACAGATCTAAAAAAGACATG GAGCAAGAGATTGAGAAACTGACATTGCAGTTAACCAAAAGCCATAAAGAGGAGCTTCAGAat GTGTGTAAGCAGGCGGATGATTTGAGGTCAGCTTCTCTCAGTGACCAAGCTCAGATTCACAAACAAAGCCTGGACTCCTTACACAACTGCATCAAG ATGAAAGATGAGGAGGTGAAGCAACTAAAAGAGGCTCTAAAGCAGAGCGAAGAGAAGATGAGAAGGCAACAAGAGGAATTCAGAAGAGAGACTGAGGAAAAG ATTGTAAAGGCTGCGAGTCGAGAGCAAAGGAAGTGTGAGGAACAGAGAGAGAAGGCTCTCCAAGAGCAGCGTCACACTCTGGAGCAGAAAACAGAGGATGCAGTTAGGAAATGGAGAACAGAATTGGACAAAGAGAGAAGAAACACTCTGGCATTACAAAGTAAACTGACTGAACTTCAGAAG GAGGCAGAGAAGGAGGCTGTGTGTCTTAAGCAAACTTTGCTGAGCTCTGAAAAGGAGCTTCAGGAGCTCAGGACAGcactcagagagagagagcaaaaacaGCAGAGGAGAACTGCCAGACATGAGCAGCAGAGCAGACGCTGGGCTCAAGACATACACGCTGAGTGTGTTCACTTGCAGGAGCTGCTGAAACACCACGGCCTGATTGTGGAAACTGAAGGCTCACACTCATCAGACAG TTCTACAGTGAGTTCAGCTCTTCAGATGCTGCAGTCCCTCACAAAGTCCCTACAGCAGTATATCAATGATCTAAAAACTGAGCTCAGTACACAGAGACGCGCTGCACTGCAGATGAGCCGAGAAAAG GAGCAAGAGCTGCGTGTACAGAAAGAGCAGCTGATGGAGGAAAAGGAAAGAGCGCTGGCTGCTCTGAAAGAGAAGCTCATACAG GCGCATGTTGAGGAGATGAGCAGTCTATCTCGTGGTCAGCTGCTCATGAAGAATGATGAAGATGTGGATGGACAGTGTGTTCATCTGCGCAGACAGCTGAAAGCTAAAGATGAGGAGCTCAGACAGGTGCACAACAGCATGGCTCAGTGGAAAGACAAAACCACCGCCAGAATCGCACACAAGTTTGAACTGGAGCTCAATGCAGAACTGGAGAG GAGGCTCCCGACGTCCAAAGCAGAGCAGCAGAAGAGATTGGAGAGACTGGAGAATGAGATGAGACATCTGACTGCT CAATGCCGAGACCACAACATATCCCAGTTGACCTCAGCCGCTGTTCAGGGTGTCCCAGACATACAAAACTCCAGAGTCACTGAAGACCTGAGCTCTTATAAACTGCTGCGACACCTCCAGAGTCGCATTCAGCTCCTCCAGGCAGAGAGTCAGAGCCGCTGCTCCAGTCCAATGAAGCGGGACAGGGAGAACACTGACCTGGGCGGATCTTACTTAGACATG ATTGCTTCATCCCAGGAAACCAAAAAAACAGAAGATTACCTACCAGCAAAGAGCATCTCCTGCTAA
- the ccdc117 gene encoding coiled-coil domain-containing protein 117 isoform X1 has protein sequence MQSSRSGTSELDFIMFSPHAHFSNPDLVPVSGPTKGLHHLTGGSMPNTWERRCMRKQRRRTDDESCSPKRRKLMGEEGANQCPSPKASHIWPVDSPAPSPSSETSLVQLQTRPGMEEINLPFTAAPTPLPRVPSEGSGMEVEAAQRRLQEIEERITLEDDSDEEELDVEPAQRRPVLVMSDSLREGLQRGIGDILPHMVAQSVSRSCMELVVWRPPEDPLTQRLKDSLQRQQRKSRQTPTPVPSVSSPPSHQQTFSPLFSNSGEEDMEL, from the exons ATGCAAAGCTCCAGGTCAGGAACCAGTGAACTGGACTTCATCATGTTCTCTCCACATGCACATTTTAGTAACCCAGATTTGGTCCCAGTTAGCGGGCCAACCAAAGGCTTGCATCATCTGACTGGTGGATCGATGCCAAATAC CTGGGAAAGAAGATGCATGAGGAAGCAGAGGAGAAGGACAGATGATGA AAGCTGCAGTCCTAAACGGCGGAAACTGATGGGAGAGGAAGGAGCAAATCAGTGTCCAAGTCCTAAAGCAAGCCACATCTGGCCTGTAGATTCTCCAGCACCTTCTCCTTCATCTGAGACCAGCCTGGTTCAGCTGCAGACCAGACCCGGGATGGAGGAGATAAATCTGCCCTTCACCGCCGCTCCGACTCCATTACCCAGAGTTCCCTCTGAGGGCTCGGGCATGGAGGTAGAGGCCGCTCAGAGGAGACTGCAGGAAATAGAAGAGAG GATCACTTTGGAGGATGATAGCGATGAAGAAGAGCTGGATGTGGAACCGGCTCAGCGCAGGCCAGTATTGGTGATGTCTGACAGCTTGAGAGAGGGCCTACAGCGCGGGATTGGGGATATTCTACCACATATGGTTGCACAGTCAGT GAGCCGCTCTTGTATGGAGCTGGTGGTTTGGCGTCCACCAGAAGACCCGCTTACACAGAGACTCAAAGACTCTTTACAGAGACAGCAGCGCAAGAGCAGACAGACCCCCACCCCTGTCCCATCCGTCAGCAGCCCCCCGTCCCACCAGCAGACATTCAGCCCTCTGTTTAGCAACTCTGGAGAAGAAGACATGGAGTTATAG
- the ccdc117 gene encoding coiled-coil domain-containing protein 117, producing MQSSRSGTSELDFIMFSPHAHFSNPDLVPVSGPTKGLHHLTGGSMPNTSWERRCMRKQRRRTDDESCSPKRRKLMGEEGANQCPSPKASHIWPVDSPAPSPSSETSLVQLQTRPGMEEINLPFTAAPTPLPRVPSEGSGMEVEAAQRRLQEIEERITLEDDSDEEELDVEPAQRRPVLVMSDSLREGLQRGIGDILPHMVAQSVSRSCMELVVWRPPEDPLTQRLKDSLQRQQRKSRQTPTPVPSVSSPPSHQQTFSPLFSNSGEEDMEL from the exons ATGCAAAGCTCCAGGTCAGGAACCAGTGAACTGGACTTCATCATGTTCTCTCCACATGCACATTTTAGTAACCCAGATTTGGTCCCAGTTAGCGGGCCAACCAAAGGCTTGCATCATCTGACTGGTGGATCGATGCCAAATAC AAGCTGGGAAAGAAGATGCATGAGGAAGCAGAGGAGAAGGACAGATGATGA AAGCTGCAGTCCTAAACGGCGGAAACTGATGGGAGAGGAAGGAGCAAATCAGTGTCCAAGTCCTAAAGCAAGCCACATCTGGCCTGTAGATTCTCCAGCACCTTCTCCTTCATCTGAGACCAGCCTGGTTCAGCTGCAGACCAGACCCGGGATGGAGGAGATAAATCTGCCCTTCACCGCCGCTCCGACTCCATTACCCAGAGTTCCCTCTGAGGGCTCGGGCATGGAGGTAGAGGCCGCTCAGAGGAGACTGCAGGAAATAGAAGAGAG GATCACTTTGGAGGATGATAGCGATGAAGAAGAGCTGGATGTGGAACCGGCTCAGCGCAGGCCAGTATTGGTGATGTCTGACAGCTTGAGAGAGGGCCTACAGCGCGGGATTGGGGATATTCTACCACATATGGTTGCACAGTCAGT GAGCCGCTCTTGTATGGAGCTGGTGGTTTGGCGTCCACCAGAAGACCCGCTTACACAGAGACTCAAAGACTCTTTACAGAGACAGCAGCGCAAGAGCAGACAGACCCCCACCCCTGTCCCATCCGTCAGCAGCCCCCCGTCCCACCAGCAGACATTCAGCCCTCTGTTTAGCAACTCTGGAGAAGAAGACATGGAGTTATAG
- the tcn2 gene encoding transcobalamin-2 precursor, whose translation MITLLIVSALLALAAGKPCASDHETLLQSLNKQLLRSVDTQDNLPNPSVHIALRLSTQHNLDKENQYLNRLKKEFHEDIEKSLRNGELVVGRLALYILALRSSCHDLSLHLNHNEKNEFLLTHLKKEMEEEKQNIAFSHRPKTNYYQYSLGILALCVSGVRVSTHVSHKLIHAVEHGQIKHGESLCIDSHAMAGMALQCLKNEGISVKDEAELDKALATIKQKLVDSKRADGHMGNEFSTGLAVQALLAMGVEMEECGTAIEALRGDIRKGTYHNPMAASQVLPALYQQSYLHLKSKECRSEDDTLTADVESASEVLPSLGQVAVQVEVIKSNGEASVFPINVPKGSSLFEALNLLQDKQTGFTFKTEDSLWGAFLSVLNDEQARQTDRRYWHVSSDGTSLTQGIKDYKIDSAQRITIKNTGY comes from the exons ATG ATTACTCTCCTCATTGTGAGTGCGCTGCTGGCACTGGCTGCTGGAAAACCCTGTG CATCAGATCACGAAACTCTTCTCCAGTCGCTCAATAAGCAGCTTCTGCGCTCTGTGGACACACAAGACAACCTGCCCAATCCCAGTGTGCACATCGCTCTGCGGCTCTCCACACAACATAACCTGGACAAAGAAAACCAATATCTCAACCGCCTCAAGAAAGAGTTTCATGAGGATATTGAGAA ATCTCTGAGAAATGGTGAGTTGGTGGTTGGCCGTCTCGCCCTGTACATCTTGGCCTTGAGGTCCTCCTGTCACGATCTGAGTTTACACCTCAATCACAATGAGAAGAATGAGTTCCTCCTAACTCACCTTAAGAAAGAAATGGAGGAAGAGAAACAAAACATTGCAT TCAGTCATCGTCCGAAGACCAACTATTACCAGTATTCTCTGGGTATTCTGGCTTTGTGTGTGAGCGGAGTTAGAGTTAGCACACACGTCAGCCACAAGCTCATCCATGCTGTGGAAcatggacaaataaaacacggAGAGTCCTTATGCATTG ACTCACATGCGATGGCAGGCATGGCCCTGCAGTGTCTAAAAAATGAGGGAATCTCGGTTAAAGATGAAGCTGAGCTGGACAAAGCTTTGGCTACCATTAAGCAGAAGCTTGTAGACTCTAAACGAGCTGATGGTCACATGGGCAATGAATTCAGCACGGGCTTGGCAGTGCAG GCCTTGTTGGCTATGGGAGTTGAGATGGAGGAATGCGGCACTGCTATCGAGGCTTTAAGGGGAGATATCAGGAAGGGAACATACCATAATCCAATGGCAGCATCCCAAGTTCTGCCTGCCCTATACCAGCAGTCCTATCTTCATCTGAAGAGCAAAGAATGCCGCAGTGAGGACG ACACTCTTACTGCTGATGTTGAATCGGCTTCAGAGGTTCTCCCAAGTCTCGGACAAGTGGCTGTACAAGTGGAGGTTATAAAATCCAATGGGGAAGCGTCTGTGTTTCCCATTAATGTCCCCAAAGGCTCCTCTCTGTTTGAAGCCCTGAACCTTCTTCAAGACAAACAAACTGGTTTCAC CTTTAAGACTGAAGACAGCTTGTGGGGAGCTTTTCTCAGTGTGCTCAATGATGAGCAAGCCCGTCAGACTGATCGCAGATACTGGCATGTTTCCTCAGATGGCACCTCTCTGACACAGG GTATTAAAGACTATAAGATTGACTCAGCTCAGCGCATCACCATTAAAAACACTGGCTACTGA
- the tcn2 gene encoding transcobalamin-2 isoform X2: protein MEEEKQNIAFSHRPKTNYYQYSLGILALCVSGVRVSTHVSHKLIHAVEHGQIKHGESLCIDSHAMAGMALQCLKNEGISVKDEAELDKALATIKQKLVDSKRADGHMGNEFSTGLAVQALLAMGVEMEECGTAIEALRGDIRKGTYHNPMAASQVLPALYQQSYLHLKSKECRSEDDTLTADVESASEVLPSLGQVAVQVEVIKSNGEASVFPINVPKGSSLFEALNLLQDKQTGFTFKTEDSLWGAFLSVLNDEQARQTDRRYWHVSSDGTSLTQGIKDYKIDSAQRITIKNTGY, encoded by the exons ATGGAGGAAGAGAAACAAAACATTGCAT TCAGTCATCGTCCGAAGACCAACTATTACCAGTATTCTCTGGGTATTCTGGCTTTGTGTGTGAGCGGAGTTAGAGTTAGCACACACGTCAGCCACAAGCTCATCCATGCTGTGGAAcatggacaaataaaacacggAGAGTCCTTATGCATTG ACTCACATGCGATGGCAGGCATGGCCCTGCAGTGTCTAAAAAATGAGGGAATCTCGGTTAAAGATGAAGCTGAGCTGGACAAAGCTTTGGCTACCATTAAGCAGAAGCTTGTAGACTCTAAACGAGCTGATGGTCACATGGGCAATGAATTCAGCACGGGCTTGGCAGTGCAG GCCTTGTTGGCTATGGGAGTTGAGATGGAGGAATGCGGCACTGCTATCGAGGCTTTAAGGGGAGATATCAGGAAGGGAACATACCATAATCCAATGGCAGCATCCCAAGTTCTGCCTGCCCTATACCAGCAGTCCTATCTTCATCTGAAGAGCAAAGAATGCCGCAGTGAGGACG ACACTCTTACTGCTGATGTTGAATCGGCTTCAGAGGTTCTCCCAAGTCTCGGACAAGTGGCTGTACAAGTGGAGGTTATAAAATCCAATGGGGAAGCGTCTGTGTTTCCCATTAATGTCCCCAAAGGCTCCTCTCTGTTTGAAGCCCTGAACCTTCTTCAAGACAAACAAACTGGTTTCAC CTTTAAGACTGAAGACAGCTTGTGGGGAGCTTTTCTCAGTGTGCTCAATGATGAGCAAGCCCGTCAGACTGATCGCAGATACTGGCATGTTTCCTCAGATGGCACCTCTCTGACACAGG GTATTAAAGACTATAAGATTGACTCAGCTCAGCGCATCACCATTAAAAACACTGGCTACTGA